A genomic region of Prionailurus viverrinus isolate Anna chromosome D4, UM_Priviv_1.0, whole genome shotgun sequence contains the following coding sequences:
- the PHPT1 gene encoding 14 kDa phosphohistidine phosphatase: MAAADLAQIADVDIDPDGVFKYVLIRVHAAPPSEAPAGKSKEIVRGYKWAEYHADIYDKVSGDLQKKGYSCECLGGGRISHQSQDKKIHVYGYSMGYGRAQHSVSTEKIKAVYPDYEVTWADDGY; this comes from the exons ATGGCGGCGGCGGACCTCGCCCAGATAGCCGATGTGGACATCGATCCCGACGGCGTCTTCAAGTACGTGCTAATCCGAGTTCACGCGGCGCCGCCCTCCGAGGCCCCGGCCGGGAAGAGCAAGGAGATCGTGCGGGGCTATAAGTGGGCCGAGTACCACG CCGACATCTATGACAAGGTATCGGGCGATTTGCAGAAGAAGGGCTATAGCTGTGAGTGCCTGGGAGGCGGGCGCATCTCCCACCAGAGCCAGGACAAGAAGATCCACGTGTATGGCTACTCCATG GGTTATGGTCGTGCCCAGCACTCAGTCTCCACTGAGAAGATCAAAGCCGTGTACCCGGACTACGAGGTCACCTGGGCCGACGACGGTTACTGA
- the MAMDC4 gene encoding LOW QUALITY PROTEIN: apical endosomal glycoprotein (The sequence of the model RefSeq protein was modified relative to this genomic sequence to represent the inferred CDS: deleted 2 bases in 1 codon) has translation MRLPRHLLLALLLAGPPGRAWVPNDCRAPSEAACNFVCDCPDCSDEAQCGYHGVSPAPGAPFACDFERDSCGWRDISTSGYRWLRDRAGATLEPLGPRSDHTLGTDLGWYTAVGTHRGKEASTAALRSPVLHDAAPTCELRLWHHTATGDVAELRLELTHRAETLTLWQSSGPWGPGWQELVVATGRIRGDFWVTFSATRNATHRGTVALDDVVFRGCGLPTPQARCPLGYHHCGNMACVEPHQLCDGEDNCGDGSDEDTPACRELEGLLGVTREPAGAGEAGYGPCRQPDPASPTGRHTATDFETGLGPWNHSEGWARNHSAGPRPPAWPRRDHSRNSAQGEARGGPPGSAHRGPARPPRPTSGVSPGSFLVSEAEPSAPAVLSSPEFQASGPHNCSLIFYHYLHGSEGGCLQLFLQIQSPGSPQGPVLLRRRHGDLGAAWVRDRVDIQSEHPFRILLTGHTGPGGVVSLDDLILSDHCQPVPEVSGSPLGPWAAAPWRQPSSLRPRDFCEPGHLSCGDLCVPPEQLCDFQQQCEGGEDEQDCGTTDFEPLTAGGWEDASVGRLQWGRLLAQESRGPGAGAGRTAAGHFLALQRAWGQLAAEARVLTPPLGPSGPRCELHMAYYFQSHPQGFLALVVVEDSNRELVWQAPGSSQGWRMDRVLLGARRRPFRVRRAAWGGGGGGGGHRASADSTAPSLVLLTKLEFVGLVDLDGPGRQGAGVDDVTLEDCSPVTATEKDSEVSCNFERDTCGWYTGHLTDAHWRRIQSHGPGYDHTTGRGYFLLLDPTDPPARGPGAHLLTQPQVATAPQECLSFWYHLHGPQIGTLRLVLRREGEADTLLWSRTGTHGNHWHEAWATLHHQPGSGTKYQLLFEGSRDGYHGTMGLDDVALRPGPCWAPRRCSFEDSACGFSSGGQGLWTRQPDATGHAAWGPRADHTTGTAQGHYMVVDTSPQALPPGHVASLTSEEHQPLARPACLTFWYHLSLRNPGALQVHVGEAERQQVLSISAHGGSAWRLGSVDVQAERAWRVVFQAVAAGVEHSYIALDDLLLQDGPCPRPASCDFEAGLCGWSHLAWPGLGGYSWDWSSGAAPSRYPQPLVDHTLGTEAGHFVLFETHMLGPGGQAAWLHSQPLPATEASCLRFWYHMGFPEHFHKGQLRVLLNSARGQLAVWSMGGRLRHQWLLGQVEVASAEEFQIVFEATLSGQPAVGPIALDDVEYLDGRHCQLPAPGRGDTVVATSVPAAVGGALVVLVLLVLLGLAGRRWLQKGGCPSRGETAAVAPGFDNIVFNADGVTLPASLTDSQ, from the exons ATGCGTCTGCCCCGCCACCTCCTGCTGGCCTTGCTCCTGG CAGGGCCCCCAGGCCGGGCCTGGGTCCCCAACGACTGCAGGGCCCCCAGCGAGGCCGCATGCAACTTTGTGTGTGACTGCCCAGACTGCTCCGACGAGGCCCAGTGCG GTTACCACGGGGTCTCGCCCGCCCCGGGCGCCCCCTTCGCCTGTGACTTCGAGCGAGACTCCTGCGGCTGGCGGGACATCAGCACCTCAGGCTACAGGTGGCTGCGAGACCGGGCAGGAGCCACACTGGAGCCTCTGGGGCCGCGCTCAGACCACACTCTCGGCACAGACCTCG GCTGGTACACGGCTGTTGGCACGCACCGCGGGAAAGAGGCGTCCACGGCAGCCCTGCGCTCCCCTGTCCTGCACGACGCCGCCCCCACCTGTGAGCTGAGGCTCTGGCACCACACGGCCACCGGAG ATGTGGCTGAGCTGCGGCTAGAGCTGACCCACAGGGCCGAGACGCTGACCCTGTGGCAGAGCTCTGGGCCCTGGGGCCCAGGCTGGCAGGAGCTGGTGGTGGCCACTGGCCGCATCCGGGGCGACTTCTGG GTGACCTTCTCTGCCACCCGAAATGCCACCCACAGGGGCACCGTGGCCTTGGACGACGTGGTCTTCCGGGGCTGTGGGCTGCCCA CCCCCCAGGCACGCTGCCCCCTGGGGTACCACCACTGTGGGAACATGGCCTGCGTGGAGCCCCACCAGCTGTGCGACGGAGAGGACAACTGTGGGGACGGCTCAGATGAGGACACGCCCGCCTGCCGTGAGCTGGAGGGGCTGCTGGGAGTCACCAGAGAGCCTGCCGGAGCGGGAGAGGCGGGGTACGGGCCCTGCCGGCAGCCTGACCCTGCTTCCCCCACAGGCCGCCACACGGCCACCGACTTCGAGACGGGCCTGGGCCCGTGGAACCACTCGGAGGGCTGGGCCCGGAACCACAGCGCCGGCCCCAGGCCGCCAGCCTGGCCGCGCCGGGACCACAGCCGCAATAGCGCGCAGGGTGAGGCCCGCGGGGGACCGCCGGGGAGTGCCCACCGGGGCCCCGCCCGGCCACCCCGGCCCACGTCTGGTGTCTCCCCAGGCTCCTTCCTGGTCTCCGAGGCCGAGCCCAGCGCCCCCGCTGTCCTCTCCAGCCCCGAGTTCCAAGCCTCAGGCCCCCACAACTGCtcg CTTATCTTCTACCACTACCTGCACGGGTCTGAGGGTGGCTGCCTCCAGCTGTTCCTGCAGATTCAGAGCCCAGGCTCCCCTCAGGGCCCCGTCCTGCTGCGCAGGCGCCACGGGGACCTGGGGGCCGCCTGGGTCCGAGACCGGGTCGACATCCAGAGCGAGCACCCCTTCCGG ATTCTGCTCACTGGGCACACAGGCCCAGGCGGTGTCGTGAGTTTGGATGACCTCATCCTGTCGGACCACTGCCAGCCAGTCCCAG AGGTGTCTGGATCACCTCTTGGGCCCTGGGCCGCAGCCCCCTGGCGCCAGCCGTCCAGCCTGCGGCCCCGGGACTTCTGCGAGCCGGGACATCTTTCCTGCGGGGACCTGTGCGTCCCCCCAGAGCAGCTCTGTGACTTCCAGCAACAGTGCGAGGGGGGCGAGGATGAGCAGGACTGTG GCACCACGGACTTCGAGCCCCTCACAGCCGGGGGCTGGGAGGATGCCAGCGTGGGGCGGCTGCAGTGGGGGCGTCTCCTGGCCCAGGAGAGCCGGGGCCCTGGCGCAGGCGCTGGCAGGACCGCTGCTG GGCACTTCCTGGCCTTGCAGAGGGCCTGGGGACAGCTCGCGGCAGAGGCCCGGGTCCTCACACCTCCCCTGGGTCCCTCGGGCCCCCGCTGTGAGCTCCACATGGCTTACTATTTCCAGAGTCACCCCcaag GCTTCCTGGCCCTGGTCGTGGTGGAGGACAGCAACCGTGAGCTGGTGTGGCAGGCCCCGGGCAGCAGCCAGGGCTGGAGGATGGACAGAGTCCTTCTTGGGGCACGCCGCCGGCCTTTCCGCGTAAGGAGGGccgcctgg ggcgggggggggggcggggggggtcacAGAGCCAGCGCTGACTCGACAGCCCCCTCCCTTGTGCTCCTCACGAAGCTGGAGTTTGTCGGCCTGGTGGACTTGGACGGCCCTGGCCGGCAGGGCGCTGGAGTGGACGATGTGACCTTGGAGGACTGCAGCCCCGTGACAGCCACTGAGAAGGACTCAG AGGTCTCCTGTAACTTCGAGCGGGACACGTGCGGCTGGTACACCGGCCACCTCACAGATGCCCACTGGCGCCGGATCCAGAGCCACGGCCCCGGGTACGACCACACCACAGGCCGAG GCTACTTCTTGCTCCTGGACCCCACGGACCCCCCAGCCCGGGGCCCTGGTGCCCACCTGCTCACCCAGCCCCAGGTGGCCACAGCTCCTCAGGAGTGCCTCTCTTTCTGGTATCACCTCCACGGGCCCCAGATCG GGACACTGCGCCTGGTGCTGAGGCgggaaggagaggcagacacGCTCCTGTGGTCACGGACCGGCACCCACGGCAACCACTGGCACGAGGCCTGGGCCACCCTCCACCACCAGCCGGGCTCTGGCACCAAGTACCAA ctgcTGTTCGAGGGCTCCCGGGACGGCTACCACGGCACGATGGGCCTGGACGACGTGGCCCTGCGGCCCGGGCCCTGCTGGGCCCCCAGGCGGTGCTCCTTTGAGGACTCAGCCTGTGGCTTCTCCAGCGGGGGCCAAGGCCTCTGGACGCGCCAGCCCGATGCCACGGGCCACGCCGCCTGGGGCCCCCGCGCTGACCACACCACGGGGACGGCTCAAG GGCACTACATGGTGGTGGACACgagcccccaggccctgccccccgGCCACGTGGCCTCCCTGACCTCAGAGGAGCACCAGCCTCTggcccggcctgcctgcctgacCTTCTGGTACCACCTGAGCCTCAGAAACCCAG GCGCCCTGCAGGTCCACGTGGGGGAGGCCGAGAGGCAGCAGGTGCTCAGCATCAGTGCCCACGGAGGGTCCGCCTGGCGCCTGGGGAGTGTGGACGTGCAGGCCGAGAGGGCCTGGAGG GTGGTGTTCCAGGCGGTAGCCGCCGGCGTGGAGCACTCCTATATCGCGCTGGACGACCTGCTCCTCCAGGACGGGCCCTGCCCTCGGCCAG CTTCCTGTGACTTTGAGGCTGGCCTGTGTGGCTGGAGTCatctggcctggcctggcctgggaggGTACAGCTGGGACTGGAGCAGTGGGGCCGCACCTTCCCgctacccccagcccctggtggaTCACACTCTGGGCACAGAGGCAG GACACTTCGTGCTCTTTGAAACCCACATGCTGGGCCCGGGGGGCCAGGCGGCCTGGCTGCACAGCCAGCCTCTGCCCGCCACCGAGGCCTCCTGCCTCCGCTTCTGGTACCACATGGGCTTCCCGGAGCACTTCC ACAAGGGCCAGCTGCGGGTGCTCCTGAACAGCGCCCGGGGCCAGCTGGCCGTGTGGAGCATGGGCGGGCGCCTGCGGCACCAGTGGCTGCTGGGCCAGGTGGAGGTGGCCAGCGCAGAGGAGTTCCAG ATCGTGTTTGAAGCCACTCTAAGCGGCCAGCCAGCCGTGGGGCCCATCGCCCTGGACGACGTCGAGTATCTGGACGGACGGCACTGCCAGCTGCCTGCACCCGGCCGGG GGGACACGGTAGTGGCCACATCGGTGCCAGCTGCGGTCGGCGGTGCCCTCGTCGTCCTTGTCCTCCTCGTCCTGCTAGGACTGGCAGGACGACGCTGGCTGCAGAAGGGGGGCTGCCCGTCGCGGGGCGAGACAGCGGCTGTGGCCCCCGGCTTTGACAACATCGTCTTCAATGCG GACGGTGTCACCCTGCCGGCCTCGCTCACCGACAGCCAGTAG
- the AJM1 gene encoding apical junction component 1 homolog: MTRTDPPDLLVSTVYQDIKVAAPGPASRRPPCERPVPPPAAPAPFNKRHCRSFDFLEALDGEAMEARPEPPPPEPAAPRARPRDGEPRRRARSKSAPRATPGLAPAPASPPVLPRRGREAQRTARGEASPHREPAYPALRALANELHPIKLQPQRGGPGRIAPLCATTGRCAPPEPPAGPAPHVRCRLDIKPDDAVLQHTARGSRSCGPAETMPWARPAPQLHGLTVPGPRHVALSRTPTPSDTYCADPRALYCDGPLPGPRDYTERRSLPFTTPPGPTQFFYTEEPEGHAGGFTASPGLPFDGYYARPFPSEEPPVPSPRRGGGGYYAGEVRTFPVQEPPSRSYYGEAARAYGPPYGPPCGPRYVPEEPRPHPALRPFYTEDFGRYRDRDVLARTYPHPRGSPAWGDWGLRPYRTLQVVPPPDPGPLLASWHGGTGTSPPRLVTDSRHYSRSWDNILAPGPRREDPLGRGRSYENLLGREAREPRGASPEGRRPPVVVNLSTSPRRYAALSLSETSLSEKGCAGEGPGRNWYVTPEITITDNDLRAGERPPARAWELPGGRPRPSPPAAPDGPTGGRQRSLEQLDELITDLVIDSRPPAGQAPEPAADALGRQLRRLLDSRPAGSGAPALAPRSPPASAGSAEEPAGQGQAADASPEPSADEDDLMTCSNARCRRTETMFNACLYFKSCHSCYTYYCSRLCRREDWDAHKARCVYGRVGSVCRHVLQFCRDSGPVHRAFSRIARVGFLSRGRGVLFLGFPSPGSADNFLRFGLEGLLLSPTYLSLRELATHAAPLGSYARELAAAGRLYEPAECFLLSVSVAVGPGATPPGTSARPVPAPRSPGPTVRKFAKVALAAGSPARPPPARGREADMETLILTPPPGTAGLDQEGEAGRRAREVAFIHIQRELRLRGVFLRHEFPRVYEQLCEFVEANRRFTPTTIYPTDRRTGRPFMCMIMAASEPRALDWVASANLLDDIM; this comes from the coding sequence ATGACCCGCACGGACCCGCCGGACCTGTTGGTGTCGACCGTGTACCAGGACATCAAGGTGGCGGCCCCCGGGCCCGCGTCGCGGCGCCCGCCATGTGAGCGCCCCGTGCCCCCGCCAGCTGCGCCCGCGCCTTTCAACAAGCGCCACTGTCGCAGCTTCGACTTCCTGGAGGCGCTGGACGGGGAGGCCATGGAGGCCCGCCCCGAGCCGCCGCCCCCGGAGCCGGCCGCGCCGCGCGCCCGACCCCGCGATGGCGAGCCCCGGCGCCGCGCCCGCTCCAAGAGCGCGCCCCGCGCGACCCCGGGCCTGGCGCCCGCGCCCGCCTCGCCGCCGGTGCTGCCGCGCCGAGGCCGGGAGGCCCAACGGACAGCGCGGGGCGAGGCATCGCCGCATCGGGAGCCCGCGTACCCGGCACTGCGCGCGCTCGCCAATGAATTGCACCCCATCAAGCTGCAGCCGCAGCGAGGCGGCCCCGGCCGCATCGCGCCCCTCTGCGCCACCACCGGCCGCTGCGCGCCCCCCGAGCCGCCCGCCGGGCCTGCACCCCACGTCCGCTGCCGCCTGGACATCAAGCCGGACGACGCGGTGCTGCAACACACCGCCCGGGGCTCGCGGTCCTGCGGGCCCGCGGAGACCATGCCCTGGGCACGCCCTGCCCCGCAGCTCCACGGCCTCACGGTGCCCGGACCTCGCCACGTGGCGCTGTcgcgcacccccacccccagtgacaCGTACTGCGCGGATCCGCGAGCGCTGTACTGCGACGGTCCCCTGCCTGGGCCCCGGGACTATACGGAGCGCCGAAGTCTGCCCTTCACCACGCCGCCGGGTCCCACCCAATTCTTCTACACCGAGGAGCCCGAGGGCCACGCTGGTGGCTTTACGGCCAGCCCTGGGCTGCCCTTCGACGGCTACTATGCCAGGCCCTTCCCGTCGGAGGAGCCCCCTGTGCCCAGCCCaaggcgcggcggcggcggctacTACGCAGGCGAAGTGCGCACCTTCCCGGTCCAGGAGCCGCCCTCCCGTTCCTACTATGGGGAGGCCGCTCGAGCCTACGGCCCGCCCTACGGCCCGCCCTGTGGCCCCCGCTATGTTCCCGAGGAGCCGCGGCCTCACCCCGCTCTCCGCCCCTTTTACACAGAGGACTTCGGGCGGTACCGCGATCGCGACGTTCTAGCTCGGACTTACCCACACCCACGAGGCAGCCCCGCCTGGGGTGACTGGGGCCTGCGGCCTTACCGCACCCTGCAGGTGGTGCCTCCCCCGGACCCTGGCCCATTGCTCGCCTCTTGGCACGGCGGCACCGGCACCAGCCCGCCCCGGTTGGTCACTGACAGCCGCCACTACTCGCGCTCCTGGGACAACATCCTGGCGCCGGGGCCGCGCCGGGAGGACCCCCTGGGCCGCGGCCGCAGCTACGAAAACCTGCTGGGGCGAGAGGCGCGGGAGCCGCGAGGCGCATCCCCCGAAGGCCGGCGTCCGCCCGTCGTCGTGAACCTCTCCACCTCGCCCAGACGCTATGCGGCGCTGTCTCTGTCCGAGACGTCGCTGTCGGAGAAGGGCTGCGCGGGCGAGGGCCCGGGCCGCAACTGGTATGTCACGCCTGAGATCACCATCACCGACAACGACCTTCGAGCCGGGGAGCGACCGCCAGCCAGGGCCTGGGAGCTGCCCGGAGGGCGACCCCGGCCGTCTCCGCCCGCCGCCCCAGATGGGCCCACTGGTGGCCGCCAGCGCAGCCTCGAGCAACTGGACGAGCTCATCACCGACCTGGTCATCGACTCTCGGCCCCCCGCGGGCCAAGCCCCGGAGCCCGCGGCCGATGCACTGGGCCGCCAGCTGCGCCGCCTGCTGGACTCCAGGCCCGCGGGCTCCGGGGCACCCGCGCTGGCGCCGCGCTCGCCACCCGCGTCCGCCGGCAGCGCCGAGGAGCCGGCCGGCCAGGGGCAGGCTGCCGACGCGTCCCCGGAGCCCAGCGCCGACGAGGACGACCTGATGACGTGCTCCAACGCACGCTGCCGGCGCACCGAGACCATGTTCAACGCCTGCCTCTACTTCAAGTCCTGCCACAGCTGCTACACCTACTACTGCTCGCGCCTGTGTCGCCGCGAAGACTGGGACGCGCACAAGGCACGCTGCGTGTACGGCCGCGTGGGCAGCGTGTGCCGCCACGTGCTGCAGTTCTGTCGCGACAGCGGCCCCGTTCACCGCGCCTTCTCGCGCATCGCGCGTGTCGGCTTCTTGTCGCGCGGTCGCGGCGTGCTCTTCCTGGGCTTCCCGAGCCCTGGCTCTGCAGACAACTTCCTGCGCTTCGGCCTCGAGGGGTTGCTGCTGTCGCCCACCTACCTGTCGCTGCGCGAGCTGGCCACGCACGCGGCGCCCCTGGGCAGCTACGCGCGCGAGCTGGCCGCCGCCGGGCGCCTCTACGAGCCGGCCGAGTGCTTCTTGCTCAGTGTGTCGGTGGCCGTGGGCCCCGGCGCCACGCCCCCCGGCACCTCCGCCCGGCCCGTCCCCGCACCGCGCAGCCCTGGGCCCACGGTGCGTAAGTTCGCCAAGGTGGCGTTGGCGGCCGGCAGCCCGGCTCGACCGCCCCCGGCTCGAGGTCGCGAGGCCGACATGGAGACGCTGATCCTGACTCCGCCGCCAGGCACCGCAGGCCTGGACCAAGAAGGCGAGGCAGGCCGGCGCGCGCGCGAGGTGGCCTTCATCCACATCCAGCGCGAGCTGCGGCTGCGCGGCGTCTTCCTGCGCCACGAGTTCCCGCGCGTCTACGAACAGCTCTGCGAGTTCGTCGAGGCCAACCGGCGCTTCACGCCCACCACCATCTACCCCACGGACCGGCGCACCGGCCGCCCGTTCATGTGCATGATCATGGCTGCCTCCGAGCCGCGCGCACTCGACTGGGTGGCCAGCGCCAACCTGCTGGACGACATCATGTGA
- the EDF1 gene encoding endothelial differentiation-related factor 1, translating into MAESDWDTVTVLRKKGPTAAQAKSKQAILAAQRRGEDVETSKKWAAGQNKQHSITKNTAKLDRETEELHHDRVTLEVGKVIQQGRQSKGLTQKDLATKINEKPQVIADYESGRAIPNNQVLGKIERAIGLKLRGKDIGKPIEKGPRAK; encoded by the exons ATGGCCGAGAGCGACTGGGACACGGTGACGGTGCTGCGCAAGAAGGGCCCCACGGCCGCCCAGGCCAAGTCCAAGCAG GCTATCCTAGCAGCTCAGAGACGGGGAGAAGATGTGGAGACTTCCAAGAAGT GGGCCGCCGGCCAGAACAAACAGCATTCGATCACCAAGAACACGGCCAAGCTGGACCGGGAGACTGAGGAGCTGCACCACGACCGGGTGACCCTGGAGGTGGGCAAGGTGATCCAGCAAGGCCGGCAGAGCAAGGGGCTGACTCAGAAGGACTTGGCCACG AAAATCAACGAAAAGCCACAGGTCATCGCGGACTATGAAAGCGGACGGGCCATTCCTAATAACCAGGTTCTGGGCAAGATCGAGAGAGCTATCG GCCTGAAGCTCCGGGGGAAGGATATCGGGAAGCCGATTGAGAAGGGGCCCAGGGCGAAATGA